The Paraburkholderia largidicola DNA segment GCTTCGAGTTCGGCGTACAGGGCGGTCGAGTAGCGGATCAGCTTCGTCATGCTCTCCTGCGCGCGCAACTGGCCCACGAGGCCGGCCGCGTGCCATGTCGTGCCGCACGACAACTGGCCCTGTTCGAGCAGCACCACATCTGTCCAGCCGAGCTTCGTGAGGTGATACGCGACCGAGCATCCGATGATGCCGCCGCCGATGATGACGACGCGCGCCTGCGTCGGAAGAGGGATTGACATGAGGAAGCGCTCGCGGAAGAGTGTGGAAATGAGTGGAAATCTGTGGGAATTCGCTGCTGCGTACTTTGCCGCAAAAATCCTCGAAATGCAACGTTGCCCGACAACTATGCGATTGCCGGCGGCGAGTACGAATGTGGAATTGCATGGTTTCGTATTGGAGCCGGGCGGACAGGTTTGCTAGACTGGCGCCAATTTCCAGACCCCGCTCACGATGTTCGCCACTCACCGACAGAACGAGATCCTGCGGCTCGTCCGCGCGCAACAGACCTGCACGATCACGGATCTGGCCAACACCTTTGCGGTATCCGACGAAACGATCCGCCGCGATCTCAAGCCGCTCGTGGCCGAGGGGCTGCTCGTCAAGGTGCACGGCGGCATCATGCTGCCTGCGCAACTGGACGAACCGCCGTTCCGGCGCCGTATGGTGGAACAGCGCGACGCCAAGCGCGCAATTGCGGCGCGTGTCGCGCAACTGATCCGCGATGGGGATTCGCTGATGCTCGACGGCGGCACGACCTGCGTGCACATCGCGCAGGCGCTGGAATCGCACGCGCGTCTCACGGTTGTGACCAATTCCGCGGAGGTCGCGCGCCTGCTCGCGCCGCGCAACGAGAACCGGGTGCTGATGGCGGGTGGCGAGTTGCGCGCGGACGATGCGTCCGCCGTGGGCGAAAGCGCGCTCGCATTCTTCCGGCAATTTCACGTGCGTCACGCGATCGTGTCCGTGACGGCCATCGACGCGAAAGGGCGCTTCATGGACGCCCAGCCCGCCGACGCCGCGCTCGCGCGCGCGGCGTTCTCCCAAGCCGAGCGCCGCATCGTCGCCGCCGATCACACGAAGTTCGGCCATAGCGCGCTCGTACACGTGTTCGGCGCCGATGGCCTCGACACCCTGGTCACGGATGCCGCGCCGGCAACGGGACTATCCAAAGTGCTGGCGGGCGCCGGCGTCGACGTGATCTGCGTGTCGCCCGCTGTGGACGATACAAATGAGGAAGTCGTCTAATCGCGTGTTCGGGATTTGTGTTACATGCTGTCGATGGCACGCGGCGACGCGGCGCCTGCCGACCTCACAAGTGTGCGCCGAGCCCTAAAGTGCAGTGCGGCAAAAGCCGCTAACCGAATTGAGTGCAGTGCCTTTGACGGCGTATTGCGCATATGGCACCGATAAGTCCGTTATCGGTATCGTCGGTCCGATTTAACGAAATGACTGCCTTGCCACATAAAAATGGCAAGATTAATTGACTGATTCAATTCGTTCTAATAATCTTCACCCCGATTTAAATCGAATGCGTTAGCGGCGACGCTCGAATTGTTAAATCACAAGAATACTGGCACGAACTTTTATTCCAATGTGTGGAATAGGACACACAAATCACGGGTTTGTGATGTACCGCAAGCGTGTATCGGCAGCATGATCTGTCGATCAGCTTTCAATCGTGCGCCAGTCATTCCCAGCCGCGAAACGAAGTGCCACGCACGTCCCGCAGGCGCGTAGCGTCATGCTCTTGCAGCATGGCGCGTCAGACCGCCCGGCGCGCGATGCGGGCAGCAAAACGCAAGAAAAAATTCCGCTTGTACTGCGCGGTCAAAAGAAGTGGATTGTGCGCCTGTTTAATTGTGGTTGTTCCAATGTCGCAATGAGGCGTGCAGGCATTAAAGCAATATCGGGCTATCGAGGCGTTGTCTGGCAATCTGAAGCAATTTGCCGGTATTCGGTGTAGGGCTTGAAGAACAAAGCGTATGTGGATTTGAAATTTCATATTCGCGAGTCGTCATCCCTACATCGACGATTACCCGGTCGGGACGGAAACAACGAATTAGCGTTGCGGGGTTTTATGAGAATTGCAGTTCTGGAGGAGACGCAGGCGCAAGCCGACTTTGTGTGCAGGACCTTGTCGGCGGCGGGACACACATGTCATGCGTTCGACGACGGCCGGGCACTCGTCGGACAGTTGCGCAGCCAGCCATTCGATCTGCTCGTGCTGGATCGCCATACGCCGGGATTGTCGGGTGACGAGGTGCTGCACTGGATCCGGCAGAATCTCACGGAGCGGTTGCCCGTGCTGTTCATGACCCGCGCAAGCGACGCCGTGCATCGCGACATCGACGCGGATGATCATCTCGTCAAGCCGATAAGCGCAGCGGCGCTGCTGGCGCGGGTCGGCGTGCTGTTGCGCGGCGCGTTTCATCGCGAGCCCATGGCCCAGAAGGAAGTGTTCGGCGAATACGAGTTCGAGCCGGGCGCGAAGCGCGTGCATGTGCGCGGCAATGCCGTCACGCTGACGCACAAGGAGTTCGAACTCGCGCTGCTGCTGTTCAAGCATCTGAGCCGGCCGCTGTCGCGCTCGCATATCCTCGATGCGATCTGGAAGCAGGCTGCCGCGATTCCGTCGCGCACGATGGACACGCACGTATCGATGCTGCGCTCGAAGCTCGGTCTGCGGCCGGAAAACGGTTATCGTCTGATGCCGATTTACGGCTATGGCTACCGGCTGGAACGGATCGAGAAGGGCGAGGCCTGAAAGGGCCTCGAAACTGCCGTTTAAAACGGCTTTGCTATCGCGCTAGACCGTCTGACTTGCGCCGCCTTCCGGTTGCGCTTCCTTGCAGTCGGGCGTCACATCGGGCCACGTGTTTTCGAACACGCATGCGCTGAGCGGTTTGCGCGTCGCCCAACCTTCTGACTCGAGCATCGGCTCGGGATAGAAGCGCTCCACATGACCGAGGCATAGCAGCGCGACGGGCCGCGCGCCTGGCGGCATGCCGAGCATTGCCCGCACCTCGTCGGCATCGAACAGCGACACCCAGCCCATGCCGAGACCTTCCGCGCGCGCGGCGAGCCACATGTTCTGGATCGCGCACGCCACCGACGCGAGGTCCATCTCCGGCAGCGTGCGCCGTCCGAAGACGTATTTCTCGCGGCCGTCCATCAGCGCCATGACCAGCAGCTCGCCGCACTCGAGCATGCCTTCCACCTTGAGCTTCATGAACTCGTCGCGGCGCTTGCCGAGCGCGTCCGCCGTCAACAGCCTTTCGCGGTCGACGGCGGCATGCAGTTGCGCGCGCAGCGCGGGATCGGTGATGCGTCCGATCCGCCACGGCTGCATATAGCCGACGCTCGGCGCGTGATGCGCGGCGTCGATGAGACGCGCGAGCACGGCGGGATCGACGGGTGCGGGCACGAAGTGGCGCATGTCGCGCCGCTCGTAGATCGCGCGGTAGACGGCGGCGCGCTCGACGTCGTCAAAAGGCTCGGCCATGGAAGAGGGCAGCCGCGAAGGCTGGATTGGACGGCCAGTAGCCGTGCATGTAAGTGGCGACGATCGAACCCCGGCGATAGACCGCTTCGCCGGGTGCGTCGGACTGGGCGCGCGTCGCATGGCCGACAGGGGCGAGCGGCGTGCTCACGCGCGAATAGTGGAACGTGTGGCCCGTCAGGATGTCGTGCACGCCGTCGTCCAGCTGCTGCATGCCGAGCGCCGTGAAGCGCGTCTGCATGGCCGCGCTGCCTGGCAGCAGGCCGAGCATCGGCGTGGTGGCGCCTTGCGTGTCGGTGACGCTGTCGAGCAGGTAAAGCATGCCGCCGCATTCCGCGACGATGGTTTTGCCATCTGCCGCATGCGCACGGATCGATGCCGCAGCGCGTGCGTTGGTGGCAAGCGCGCTGGCGTGCAACTCGGGATAGCCGCCGGGCAGATAGAGCGCGTTTGCATCGTCGGGAACGGCTTCGTCTGCGAGCGGCGAGAAATACGTGAGCCGCGCGCCGAGCGCTTCGAGCAGTTGCACGTTCGCCGGATAGATGAACGAGAACGCGGCGTCGCGCGCAATCGCGATGTGCATGCCGTCTAGCAATCGCGGCAAGGGCGCCGTCTCGGCGTCGTCTTCGAATGTGACGGCAGGCGGCAATTGCGCGAGCGCGGTCGACGCAAGCGCATCGGCCGCGCGATCGAGGCGCGCGTCGAGGTCGTCGATCTCCGCAGCTTGCAACAGGCCGAGATGACGGTCGGGCAATTCGATTGCATCGGTGCTCGACAGATGGCCGAGCATGGGCAGATCGTGCGGCAACGCTTCTTCGAGCATCTGTGCGTGCCGTGCCGAACCGACGCGATTCGCGAACACGCCGTGAAACGGCACGTCGCCGCGAAAGCGCGCGAGGCCGAATGCAATGGCTCCGAACGTCTGCGCCATTGCCTTTGCCGAAATCACGGCGGCGACGGGCACCTTGAACTTCGCGGCGAGGTCGGCGCTGCTCGGCGTGCCGTCGAACAGGCCCATCACGCCTTCGATCAGAATCAGATCCGCTTCGCGCGCGGCTTGCGCGAGCAATGCGCGGCACGCGCGTTCGCCGACCATCCACAGGTCGAGCGACAAAACAGGCGCGCCGCTCGCGCGCGCGAGAATCATCGGGTCCAGAAAATCCGGGCCCGTCTTGAACACGCGAACCTCACGCCCCATCCGCCGATGATGCCGCGCGAGCGCCGCCGTGACGGTGGTCTTGCCCTGACCCGACGCCGGCGCGCTGATGAAGAGAGCGGGGCACGCGGGCATCGCTCAGAACTCCACGCCGCGTTGCGCTTTCACATGCTGCT contains these protein-coding regions:
- a CDS encoding DeoR/GlpR family DNA-binding transcription regulator, whose protein sequence is MFATHRQNEILRLVRAQQTCTITDLANTFAVSDETIRRDLKPLVAEGLLVKVHGGIMLPAQLDEPPFRRRMVEQRDAKRAIAARVAQLIRDGDSLMLDGGTTCVHIAQALESHARLTVVTNSAEVARLLAPRNENRVLMAGGELRADDASAVGESALAFFRQFHVRHAIVSVTAIDAKGRFMDAQPADAALARAAFSQAERRIVAADHTKFGHSALVHVFGADGLDTLVTDAAPATGLSKVLAGAGVDVICVSPAVDDTNEEVV
- a CDS encoding response regulator transcription factor, encoding MRIAVLEETQAQADFVCRTLSAAGHTCHAFDDGRALVGQLRSQPFDLLVLDRHTPGLSGDEVLHWIRQNLTERLPVLFMTRASDAVHRDIDADDHLVKPISAAALLARVGVLLRGAFHREPMAQKEVFGEYEFEPGAKRVHVRGNAVTLTHKEFELALLLFKHLSRPLSRSHILDAIWKQAAAIPSRTMDTHVSMLRSKLGLRPENGYRLMPIYGYGYRLERIEKGEA
- the bluB gene encoding 5,6-dimethylbenzimidazole synthase: MAEPFDDVERAAVYRAIYERRDMRHFVPAPVDPAVLARLIDAAHHAPSVGYMQPWRIGRITDPALRAQLHAAVDRERLLTADALGKRRDEFMKLKVEGMLECGELLVMALMDGREKYVFGRRTLPEMDLASVACAIQNMWLAARAEGLGMGWVSLFDADEVRAMLGMPPGARPVALLCLGHVERFYPEPMLESEGWATRKPLSACVFENTWPDVTPDCKEAQPEGGASQTV
- a CDS encoding cobyrinate a,c-diamide synthase, with translation MPACPALFISAPASGQGKTTVTAALARHHRRMGREVRVFKTGPDFLDPMILARASGAPVLSLDLWMVGERACRALLAQAAREADLILIEGVMGLFDGTPSSADLAAKFKVPVAAVISAKAMAQTFGAIAFGLARFRGDVPFHGVFANRVGSARHAQMLEEALPHDLPMLGHLSSTDAIELPDRHLGLLQAAEIDDLDARLDRAADALASTALAQLPPAVTFEDDAETAPLPRLLDGMHIAIARDAAFSFIYPANVQLLEALGARLTYFSPLADEAVPDDANALYLPGGYPELHASALATNARAAASIRAHAADGKTIVAECGGMLYLLDSVTDTQGATTPMLGLLPGSAAMQTRFTALGMQQLDDGVHDILTGHTFHYSRVSTPLAPVGHATRAQSDAPGEAVYRRGSIVATYMHGYWPSNPAFAAALFHGRAF